One Mercurialis annua linkage group LG3, ddMerAnnu1.2, whole genome shotgun sequence DNA window includes the following coding sequences:
- the LOC126672439 gene encoding uncharacterized protein LOC126672439, which translates to MEKMIKLLVMIFALKIWRHYLYGATCEIFTDHKSLKYNFDQRELNLRPRRWMELKSHAYNYNLAKAINQGDAYAIQLGCQKHLMDEIQQGKFQDFNIVNGILSHGTNLCVADVQNLRQNILEETHGSMHSIHPGSTKMYQDVKETY; encoded by the exons atggagaaaatgatcaaattgttagTAATGATTTTTGCACtaaaaatttggaggcattacttaTATGGTGCAACGTGTGAGATATTcacagatcataaaagtttaAAGTATAATTTTGATCAACGTGAATTGAACCTTAGACCGAGAAGATGGATGGAGTT GAAGTCTCATGCATATAACTACAATTTGGCGAAGGCCATCAATCAGGGAGATGCATATGCTATACAAttagggtgtcaa AAACACTTGATGGACGAAATCCAACAAGGAAAGTTCCAAGACTTTAATATTGTCAATGGAATCCTAAGTCATGGCACGAATTTATGTGTAGCAGATGTACAAAATTTGAGGCAAAATATTTTAGAAGAAACCCATGGATCGATGCATAGTATTCATCCAGGTTCTACAAAGATGTATCAGGATGTCAAGGAAACGTATTGA